In Leptolyngbya sp. NIES-2104, the genomic window TGTGCCACTCATAACTCCAATCTTGAGATTTCTAAGATCTGTTTCAAGAGAATTAGAAGAACTTAACCGTTGAGCAAGCTCTCTAGAAAGAAGTAGCCTTATACCTGTTCTGTGAAAGTCATTCGAGAAAGTAATGTCCCTAGAAAAAAATCATTACTTTTTGGATTGAGAAGATTTGCCGATGCTGTAGAGTTTGGTCCACATTCGATATCAATTCTCTTATCACTTGAGAGATCCATTAGTAACCCAAAGTATCTAGAGTAAAAAGCATTCATATACTGATTTGCTATACCTCTAGGCTCTATCTGTATTCCCTCTTGTAGTCTTCTCCTTAATGAAACCTCAAATGCGTAACAGAACTGAGCTACTGGAGATGATATAGTCCGAATACCCAAAATAATAGTATTGTTCGGTAAGTTAAGGTTGTATCGATTCGGTTGGGGAAAGGCACTTGTAGAAAGGGCAACACACAAAAGAAGCGAAATAGTAAAAATAGCTACAGACTTCATCATTTTCTTCTTAGCGCACCACAGAGCCATAGAATAAACACGGGTAGAATTCACTAATTATTATCCACTAGATTTTATGAAAATCAGGGTATAAATTTGAAATTTCTCCGAGAGAGCGCCCTTGACATTATTTCAAGTCATACATCTAACCCGATCGCAAATTCTCAATCTTTAAGGGATAATGGTTGAATGGCACCGTTAGATATTAATTGCACTTCTGCTCTTTATTCCTTGTGGCTTAATCAGTCTTACCCCTACGCTTCTCGCTCTGAGGAACGTAGAGGATGAAACAGCGCTTGAGGGCACAGGGTAGTGTGGTTCGACGGCTGTTGAATGCAATTATGCTGCGTTAGATGGGATTGTTCGACCTCTTTATTGGATTGTCGATCGCATATCCGTGTAGCAAAACCAAAATCCAAATTCTAGATCGCCTTTTTGTCCGCCATTCTTGGCATCGACGGGTGAAGCGTAAAAATATGTTGGATGAAACCGAGATCGAACATCGTTTAGCAAAAATTGAGCAGGAAGTAGCAGCCCTCAAGCAGAAATCAGCCTCGACGAACTGGCTGGAAAATCTGATTGGCTCGATTTCAGACGAAGAAGTGTTCCTAGAAGCCTTAAAGTATGGACGGGAGTTTCGAGATTCTGACCAAGCGATTTAGGGGGGTACCTTTTGATGCACTCGCGATCGCTCAACTTCTCGATCGCCCTCTCCTAAAAAATCGTAAATGCTAAATTCTGACCATCAAACTCAATCCGATACCGATTCATCAAATCGCGTCCAATGATCAACAGTTCGCCAATATCATCAATCGGACAGCCAAAGACTTCAATCCCGGCAAGATTGTATTGGTCAAATTGCAAGCCGACTAAATGAGGAATTGCGATCACCCAATCTCTTGATCGCCTTTCTATCAGTAAGCTATTCTTGATATTGACGGTAAAGCGTAGACCTATGCTGGATGAAACTGCGATCGAATATCGTTTAGCAAAACTTGAGCAAGAAGTAGCTGCACTTAAGCAGAAATCAGTCTGGGCGAACTGGCTTGAAAATCTGATTGGTTTGATTTCAGATGAAGAAGCGTTCCTAGAAGCCTTAAAGTATGGACGGGAGTTTCGAGATTCTGACAAATTGATTTAGAGAGTATCTTTTAGAGATCGCTAGTTTTTTGCTTGAGTTTGACGGTGAAGCACAATGACACGATCGAGGGATAAGATCAATTCACTATCGTTTGGAGCTTGCAAAATGCTGGACATCGATAAGCAATACGTTTTCAACGAACAGGGTGAAGCGATCGCAGTACAGATCCCGCTCGATCAGTTTGAACAGATTGAGCAACTTCTCAGCAACACATCGCAACAGAATAATCTTTCATCAGAAGAGACTGAATCTGAGCAACCCGAAGCCGAAATCGAATACGTGAATGGTTTTCCAGTGATCAAATCTCAAGGAAGTAAGATTCCTGCTTCGATTGTGGATGACATGAGGGAAGCAAGAATTCGAGAACTTGGCGGATGGTAAAAGTTTTATTGGATACGAATGTTATCGTTGCCGCTCTCTCGCAAGACCATGAGATGTACTCAATCTGTAAACCCTTGCTCGATCGAATCCGTCTTGATCAAACCACACAAGGTTTCATCTCAACTCACAGCTTGGCAGAATGCTACAGCATTCTGACTCGAATGCCACCTCCCTATCGAGTTAGCCCAGCGACCGCCGATTATCTTCTAACAGAAAACCTGTGCCAATTCACCAAAATCAGTTTGACGGCTGAGAACTATCAGGCTGTCCTCCAAAGAGTCGTGCAACTCAATATTTCAGGTGGCGGAATTTACGATGCGCTGATCGCTCAAGCTGCGCTAATTGCCAATGTAGATTCGCTCCTCACTTTTAATACTCGGCATTTTACTAGATTGGGCGCGGAAGTCGCTCGACTCATTCAAATTCCGAGCTAATGTCTAGCGATCGAACATCAGCATGGCGACTGCTTTAGAGCGTCACTTTATCAATTCATTCATCACAAAACCAAGAAGTTAGGCGGATGTCTTCATGCGATCGCTGGCATTGAAGATCATCTTCACCTGATTGTTTCAACTCCACCCAGTCTTGCTCTGTCTGATTATGTTTGATTGGTCAAAGGAAGCAGCACCCGCTACATGAACGCTAATCATGCCTTTCACATCAAATTTGCATGGCAAAACGAGTATGGTGTCTTTTCGATTAGTCCGAAAAACCTCGATCGTGCGATCACTTATGCTCAAAATCAGAAAACCCATCACGCCGAGAACACGATTTTTCCTCATCTAGAACCCGATGCCCTACCACAACCCAAACCGCGCAAACAATCTTAGTCCCCGGAGCGCGGACTTCGCACCGTTAGCCCCGAGTTCCATTCCGGGGCGAGAAAACAACGCAGCGAAAAATCTCGATCGACGACTCGCTCCCAATCATTGAATCGAAGGGCTAAATGCTCGATCGCTCAAGTTCTCGATCGCTGTTCTGTTCATAAGCTATTCTTGATAGATACTGACGGTAAAGCGTAAACCTATGCTGGATGAAACCGCGATCGGGCATAGTTTGGAAAAACATGTATAAGAGAAAAACGTATGATTCCAGTCGATGACGCTCGACAGCAGTTGCAGGACTTAATTGATGCAGTCAGCCAGTCGCATCAACCGATCGTAATCGCAGGACAAACCAGCAATGCTGTACTACTCTCTGAAGCGGATTGGGCGGCAGTGCAGGAAACGCTCTATCTGCTTTCAGTTCCAGGAATGCGAGAGTCGATCCGGGAAGGATTGGCAACCCCGACCGAGGAATGCGATCGAGAATTAGAGTGGTGAGTTGGGAACTGGTTTATACGAAACAAGCACAGAAAGATGCTAAAAAACTTGCTTCTAGCAACTTGCGAGACAAGGCGCAGGCATTACTCGACATCCTGCAAGAAGATCCTTATCAAAACCCGCCACCTTACGAAAAATTAGTCGGAGATTTGGAAGGGGCATATTCTCGACGCATCAATATTCAGCATCGCTTGGTATATGAGATCATTGAGTCTGAGAATACGGTGAAGATTTTGCGAATGTGGACGCATTATGAGTGACTCGATCGCTCAACTTCTCGATCGCCCTCTCCTAAAAAATCGTAAATGCTAAATTCTGACCATCAAACTCAATCCGATACCGATTCATCAAATCGCGTCCAATGATCAACAGTTCGCCAATATCATCAATCGGACAGCTAAAGACTTCAATCCCGGCAAGATTGTATTGGTCAAATTGCAAGCCGACTAAATGAGGAATTGCGATCGCATTGTTTCCTGCAACTGGAATCCGCATCGATCGACCGATAATTCTTGCATTCACTTGCATCAACAATGGCAGTGGAATGAGCGTGCAATCAGAACCCGTATCTAGAATTGCTTGGGTCTCGATCGTTCTTCTTGGTTCAAGTCCTGGTGTTGCTAGATGTACAGAGAGTAATGGAATTGGTGGAATATTAGAATCCAGAAAAGTGTATTGGT contains:
- a CDS encoding transposase — its product is MEHQHGDCFRASLYQFIHHKTKKLGGCLHAIAGIEDHLHLIVSTPPSLALSDYV
- a CDS encoding PIN domain-containing protein → MVKVLLDTNVIVAALSQDHEMYSICKPLLDRIRLDQTTQGFISTHSLAECYSILTRMPPPYRVSPATADYLLTENLCQFTKISLTAENYQAVLQRVVQLNISGGGIYDALIAQAALIANVDSLLTFNTRHFTRLGAEVARLIQIPS
- a CDS encoding type II toxin-antitoxin system Phd/YefM family antitoxin, producing the protein MIPVDDARQQLQDLIDAVSQSHQPIVIAGQTSNAVLLSEADWAAVQETLYLLSVPGMRESIREGLATPTEECDRELEW
- a CDS encoding Txe/YoeB family addiction module toxin, giving the protein MRSRIRVVSWELVYTKQAQKDAKKLASSNLRDKAQALLDILQEDPYQNPPPYEKLVGDLEGAYSRRINIQHRLVYEIIESENTVKILRMWTHYE